The sequence CACCCCGAAGGTCATCCGCAGGACCGGCTCGTCGACTTCGAGCCGGGGGAGTGGAACCGGGTTGATCGGGTCGGCCAGGGTGTCGCCGATCTCCACCTCAGGAAATCCCGCGATCACGAACAGGTCCCCGGCGGTTCGCTCCTCCACGTCGACTCTCCCCAAACCAACGAACCCGAGGAGCTGGGTCAGCCGCCGTTTGAGTGGCGGCTCCTCGACATTCGAGTGGCACAACACCACCTGATGCCCGCTGCGAAGAGTGCCCTGGACCACTCTGCCGATGGCCAGGCGCCCCAGGTAGTCGGACGCGTCGAGGTTGGTTACGAGGGCCTGCAGCGGGGCGTCACTGTCGCCCGCGGGAGCGGGGATCGACTCCACGATGGCGTCGAGCAGTGGCCCGAGATCGGCGCCGTCGTCGGGCACGCCCAACCCCACCATCGCCCTGCCGAGTCGGGCCACCGTGGAGATGATCGGGAATTCGATGTTCTCTTCGGAGGCGTCGAGGTCGAGGAAGAGTTGGTAGACCTCGTCGACCACCGCATCGATACGGGCCTCGCGGCGATCCACCTTGTTGATGACCACCACTGCCGGCAGGTGAAGGGCGAGCGCCTTCGAGAGCACGTAGCGGGTCTGGGGCATGGGGCCCTCTGCGGCATCGACGAGCAGGAGCACGCCATCGACCATGGCCAGCGCCCGCTCGACCTCGCCCCCGAAGTCGGCGTGTCCGGGGGTGTCGACGAGGTTGATCTTCGTGCCCTTCCACTCCACAGAGGCGGCCTTGGCCAGGATCGTGATGCCGCGTTCACGCTCCTGGTCGCTCGAGTCCATGACGCGATCGACCCTGGCTTCGTGCGCCGAGAACACTCCAGTAGCGCCGAGCATGGCGTCGACCAGCGTTGTCTTGCCGTGGTCGACGTGGGCGATCAGTGCGACGTTGCGGATCGAGGCAGGCGGCATGATTTGACTGCTGTCAGGCGCCTTGACCGCGGGGGCGGGCAAGCCTGACCGTCAGGTCGCGTCCCTCCATGTCGGCTCCGTGCAGGGCGTCGACCGCAGTGGCGGCCTCGCGGGGATGCATGTCGACGAACCCGAACCCGCGGGACCTGCCGGTCTTGCGGTCGATGATGATCGTCGTCTGATGGACGGTGCCGAAGGGGCTGAACAGTGCGGCGAGGTCCTGGTCGGTGGTCGTCCACGGGAGGTTGGCCACGTACAGGCTCTCGGCACCCGGAGGTGTCTGCTTTGCGGCAGAGAACACCTTGTCGGCTCCGTTGCCCGTCGAGCTGTGCTCCGCAGACCGGCGGGGCGCGCTCGCCTCACGGCCCCGCGGACGGTCGGTTCGACCGCGTCCGCGCTCGCTGTCGCGCTCGCGCCGTTTGGTGGGCAGGCTTCCCATCGTGTGCCCGCCGTTGCGTAGCGACGCCATGCTCGGGATGTCGAAGCTCGAGCGAAGCCCCAGATCCTGCTGGAGGCGCTTGGCGGCGCGCTCCTGGTCGCGTCCCACCAGGCTGACCACGGTTCCTGTGGCGCCGGCGCGGGCAGTGCGGCCCGAGCGGTGCAGATAATCTTTGTGGTCGGTGGGCAGGTCGAAGTGGATCACCGAGGCGACCGCTTCGACGTGGATCCCGCGGGCGGCGACATCGGTGGCGATGAGCGCCTTGACCCGGCCGTTCGAGAAACTCGCCAGCGCCGCATTGCGCTGACCCTGCGAGCGTCCTCCATGGAGCACGGCTGAAGCCACGCCCAACTTGTCGAGCTGCTTGGCGAGGCGGTCCGCCCCGTGGCGAGTACGGGTGAAGACGATGGAGCGACCCATTTCGCCGACCACCTGAGCCGTTTGCTGCACCCGGTCGTGGCTGTCCACCGACCAGAAGTGGTGGCGGGCATCGATCGTGTCGGGCTCCACGGTGCCGGCGTCATGCCGAACCGGATTCCGTTGATAGTCGCGGCTCAGCACCGCGACATCACCGTCGAGGGTGGCGGAGAAGAGCATCGTCTGGCGATTGCGGGCCGTCTTGTCGAGGATCCTCCGCACCGCCGGCATGAATCCCATGTCGGCCATGCGGTCGGCTTCGTCGACGACCACGATTTCGACCTCGGCCAGATCGATCAATCGCTGTTCGATGAGGTCTTCGAGTCGGCCCGGGGTGGCGACGAGGACGTCGATCCCGCGGCGGAGCGCGTTCTTCTGCGGCCCGTAAGACACGCCGCCGTAGATGGCGAACACGCTGCGCGAGGCGATGCCGGCCAGCGGCGCCAGCTCCCGCTTTATCTGCTCGGCGAGCTCGCGCGTTGGGGCGAGGATCAACGCCCGGGGGCGGTTCTTGTTGGCGCGGGCGACCCGAGCCAGCATCGGCAGGCCGAAGGCCAGCGTCTTGCCGGATCCGGTGGGCGCTTTGCCCGAGACATCCCGGCCTTCCATGACATCGGGGATGGCGGCGGATTGGATCGGGAACGGGTCGGTGATACCGCCCTTGGCAAGGGCGCGCACGAGCGGTTCGGGCAGCCCGAGTTGGGCGAACGTGATGGACATGAGTGAGTCTCTCCTGGCCCCCGGAGGGGTGATCGATTGAATGTGCCGAGCTCTGCCCAACCGGCGCGGCAACACGCCGTGCGCGGTCGAGGGTCGGCCGAAGAGGCAATCGAGCCGGGGAACAAGCCATACCGTTGAGTCACCGGGGAAGCGAATTTCCGCTGGCCTCCACCCGGTGCGGCCTTCCCACTGTAACAGGCATCGCGACCCGTCCATTCCCAGGCCGACCGGGGTGTTCTTACCGGTGTGGGGACGCTAGAAAGGGGTCGTGCTGGCTGCCCCTGCAATTCCTCGCGAGAACTTCGTCTCCATCGACGTGCCGATGGGAGCTTGGATCGGCCTCGGCATCACCATCCTCATCCTGCTGTCCATCGACCTCTATCGCCATCGGGACGACCACGAGCCTTCGCAACGCGAAGCGCTATTCGAATCGGGGGCCTGGGTGGCTTGCGGCCTGGCCTTTTCCGGCGTCGTCGCGTTCGTGTGGGGCGCAGAAGCATTCGGCGAATATCTGTCGGGGTACCTGATCGAGAAGTCCCTCAGCGTGGACAACGTCTTTGTGTGGGCGATCCTCC is a genomic window of Acidimicrobiia bacterium containing:
- the typA gene encoding translational GTPase TypA — encoded protein: MPPASIRNVALIAHVDHGKTTLVDAMLGATGVFSAHEARVDRVMDSSDQERERGITILAKAASVEWKGTKINLVDTPGHADFGGEVERALAMVDGVLLLVDAAEGPMPQTRYVLSKALALHLPAVVVINKVDRREARIDAVVDEVYQLFLDLDASEENIEFPIISTVARLGRAMVGLGVPDDGADLGPLLDAIVESIPAPAGDSDAPLQALVTNLDASDYLGRLAIGRVVQGTLRSGHQVVLCHSNVEEPPLKRRLTQLLGFVGLGRVDVEERTAGDLFVIAGFPEVEIGDTLADPINPVPLPRLEVDEPVLRMTFGVNTAPLSGRDGKLLTSRQIRERLEKEVLGNVSIRIGNTSSPEVIEVSGRGELQLCVLIETMRREGFELQVSRPEVVIREINGKPHEPLERAVVDVPDEHVGTITQAAAPRKGKITDLRPGDTGRTVVTLEAPARGLIGFRSLLMTSTRGTALVHQHHAGWMPWAGELPHRIGGAIVADRKGNTTGFALDNLQKRGELFVGPGEEVYEGMIIGEASRPGEMQVNPAKPKELTNIRAANADEAIKLKPHRALTLELAVEWISDDELVEVTPSAIRVRKRHLTESERKRLKQR
- a CDS encoding DEAD/DEAH box helicase; protein product: MSITFAQLGLPEPLVRALAKGGITDPFPIQSAAIPDVMEGRDVSGKAPTGSGKTLAFGLPMLARVARANKNRPRALILAPTRELAEQIKRELAPLAGIASRSVFAIYGGVSYGPQKNALRRGIDVLVATPGRLEDLIEQRLIDLAEVEIVVVDEADRMADMGFMPAVRRILDKTARNRQTMLFSATLDGDVAVLSRDYQRNPVRHDAGTVEPDTIDARHHFWSVDSHDRVQQTAQVVGEMGRSIVFTRTRHGADRLAKQLDKLGVASAVLHGGRSQGQRNAALASFSNGRVKALIATDVAARGIHVEAVASVIHFDLPTDHKDYLHRSGRTARAGATGTVVSLVGRDQERAAKRLQQDLGLRSSFDIPSMASLRNGGHTMGSLPTKRRERDSERGRGRTDRPRGREASAPRRSAEHSSTGNGADKVFSAAKQTPPGAESLYVANLPWTTTDQDLAALFSPFGTVHQTTIIIDRKTGRSRGFGFVDMHPREAATAVDALHGADMEGRDLTVRLARPRGQGA